A region from the Halobacillus mangrovi genome encodes:
- the mutS gene encoding DNA mismatch repair protein MutS translates to MANYTPMMQQYLKIKSQQKDAFLFFRLGDFYEMFFEDALTASKELEITLTSRDGGADERIPMCGVPYHSAENYIKQLVEKGYKVAICEQVEDPKQAKGVVKREVVQMITPGTVMEGSMLDEKENNYIASLSKFEDGTYTVSYNDLTTGENSVALVADGFDAAIGELYSRPVKEVVVSSDFPAEQQEMLKERLGYTVSYQDETTIEEAFVDLVADVHQDKLKIGFGRLLQYIQQTQKRTLDHLQPVKVIELKQYMTLDMYSKRNLELLETLRKGGKSGSLLSIVDQTITSMGARMLKKWMERPLLSKNAIDTRHSQVEGFLHQFLERETLREQLTSVYDLERLAGRVAYGNVNARDLIQLRNSLRKIPEILETLREFTHPSIEELYHSIDPLHELKELLEASIADDPPMTIKEGGLIRDGFHDQLDEYRDASKNGKQWIAELEQKERKATGIKSLKVGYNRVFGYYIEVTKANLRLLPEGMYERKQTLTNAERFITPELKEKESIILEAQEKSVDLEYELFLEVRDQVKTYVQKLQYLADQISRIDVLQGFAQTAETNSYVRPTYKEDTRTVDIKQGRHPVVEKVLKGDTFVPNDIYMNDETDVLLITGPNMSGKSTYMRQLALTAILGQMGSFVPCDSANLPIFDQIFTRIGAADDLVSGQSTFMVEMLEANHALAHATENSMILLDEIGRGTSTYDGMALAQAIVEHIHEHIRAKTLFSTHYHELTSLEGELERLKNVHVRAEEYEGNVVFLHQIKEGPADESYGIHVAKLADLPKPLITRATELLDQLEGAYSSAEAAASAEEEQLSLFIEEESPKARKAERSASQFEQHIQNLNLLEMTPMDAMNELYQLQKKMKS, encoded by the coding sequence ATGGCAAACTATACACCCATGATGCAGCAATATTTGAAAATTAAATCCCAGCAGAAAGATGCTTTTCTTTTCTTCAGGCTAGGCGACTTTTACGAAATGTTCTTTGAAGATGCGCTTACAGCTTCGAAAGAACTGGAAATCACTCTGACTAGTAGGGATGGGGGAGCGGATGAAAGAATTCCGATGTGCGGTGTCCCTTATCATTCTGCAGAAAATTACATAAAACAACTGGTTGAAAAAGGCTACAAGGTCGCCATCTGTGAACAAGTGGAAGACCCGAAACAGGCAAAAGGTGTAGTCAAACGTGAAGTGGTTCAGATGATTACTCCTGGGACAGTAATGGAAGGAAGCATGCTCGATGAGAAAGAAAACAATTATATCGCTTCCTTAAGTAAGTTCGAAGACGGCACCTATACAGTAAGCTATAATGACTTAACTACAGGGGAAAATAGCGTGGCCCTTGTCGCAGACGGATTTGATGCTGCTATCGGGGAACTCTACAGTCGTCCAGTAAAAGAAGTTGTCGTATCCAGTGATTTTCCGGCAGAGCAACAAGAAATGCTAAAGGAACGTCTAGGGTATACCGTTTCTTATCAGGATGAGACTACTATTGAGGAAGCTTTCGTTGATCTAGTGGCTGACGTACATCAAGATAAACTTAAGATTGGATTTGGTCGATTACTTCAATATATTCAACAAACTCAAAAGCGTACCCTTGATCATTTACAACCTGTTAAAGTAATTGAGTTAAAGCAATATATGACTTTGGACATGTATTCAAAGCGGAATCTTGAATTACTTGAAACACTAAGAAAAGGTGGAAAATCAGGCAGTTTATTATCCATTGTCGACCAGACAATCACTTCAATGGGAGCGAGGATGCTTAAGAAATGGATGGAGCGTCCTTTGCTCTCCAAAAACGCAATTGATACGCGACATAGTCAGGTAGAAGGATTTCTTCATCAATTCTTAGAGAGGGAAACGTTAAGAGAGCAATTAACATCTGTTTACGATTTGGAACGTCTAGCTGGAAGAGTTGCTTACGGAAATGTGAACGCAAGAGATTTAATTCAACTAAGAAACTCCCTGCGTAAGATTCCCGAGATTTTAGAAACGCTGCGTGAGTTCACTCATCCATCCATTGAAGAGCTTTATCATTCGATCGATCCACTTCACGAATTGAAAGAATTGCTGGAAGCAAGTATTGCGGATGATCCTCCGATGACGATTAAAGAAGGCGGTTTGATTCGTGACGGATTTCATGATCAATTGGATGAGTATAGGGACGCTTCAAAAAACGGGAAGCAGTGGATTGCAGAATTAGAACAGAAAGAGAGAAAAGCAACGGGGATCAAGTCCTTAAAAGTAGGATACAACCGCGTATTTGGCTATTACATTGAAGTGACCAAAGCTAATTTGCGTCTTCTACCAGAAGGGATGTACGAACGAAAACAAACCCTTACGAATGCCGAGCGCTTCATAACCCCGGAATTAAAGGAAAAAGAGTCGATCATTTTGGAGGCACAAGAAAAAAGTGTTGATCTTGAATATGAATTGTTCCTTGAAGTTCGTGATCAAGTAAAAACTTATGTTCAAAAACTGCAGTATTTAGCTGATCAAATCAGTAGAATTGATGTCCTTCAAGGATTTGCTCAGACAGCTGAAACAAACAGCTATGTACGGCCGACCTATAAAGAAGATACAAGAACTGTAGATATCAAACAAGGAAGACACCCCGTCGTTGAAAAAGTATTAAAAGGGGATACATTCGTTCCTAACGATATCTATATGAATGATGAAACGGATGTCCTTCTGATTACAGGTCCGAATATGTCGGGTAAAAGTACCTACATGAGACAACTAGCTCTTACTGCGATCTTAGGACAGATGGGAAGTTTTGTTCCTTGCGATTCTGCTAATCTGCCAATCTTTGATCAAATATTTACTCGGATAGGAGCTGCAGATGATCTTGTCTCAGGCCAAAGTACATTCATGGTCGAAATGCTCGAAGCTAATCATGCCCTAGCCCACGCGACTGAAAACAGTATGATTTTACTCGATGAGATTGGCAGGGGGACGAGCACCTACGATGGAATGGCGTTAGCGCAGGCAATCGTTGAGCACATTCATGAACATATAAGAGCAAAGACCTTATTCTCCACGCACTATCACGAGCTTACTTCCCTTGAAGGCGAACTGGAGCGTTTGAAAAATGTTCACGTTAGGGCTGAAGAATACGAGGGCAATGTTGTGTTCCTTCACCAAATTAAAGAAGGACCTGCTGACGAGAGCTATGGTATTCACGTGGCCAAACTTGCTGATCTTCCAAAACCTCTAATTACAAGAGCTACCGAGCTCCTTGACCAATTAGAAGGTGCTTATTCATCAGCGGAAGCCGCAGCGAGTGCAGAAGAGGAGCAATTGAGTTTGTTTATTGAGGAGGAATCTCCGAAGGCACGTAAAGCTGAGCGTTCTGCCAGTCAATTTGAACAGCATATACAAAATTTGAATTTATTAGAAATGACTCCAATGGATGCAATGAATGAGCTATATCAACTGCAGAAAAAAATGAAGTCATAA